AAAGTTCCCCATACCTTAAGATTCTCATGTGATTCAACTGCCAAAATTGTGTCAGTTGAATAAAGCTAAGTGAAATTTTGGATACTGAAGATTTGAGGAGCTTAATTAAAAGTTGTTACCATCCCGATATGGATTTGTGTTTGGAAGTGGAGCTAGCATTGTTGGTTTGAtcagatcaattttttttgtaagattgataaaataattttttttggtgagaTTATAGATAGAAAATATTGTGATCAAGTCGACGTGAAAATAAGAAGCCACAAAATATtcagcaaaaataaaaacaaaacacaaaaaatgaaaaagcataAGCCCAGAACTTGGGCCTTTGGAATAATGGGCTATTCTCAGTCCATGGAGCTTTTAGTTGGTGATTGGTTTCATGAGTTCAtaatttagataaaaaaaaaaaaaaattgatattcctTCCGATGGAttgattaattcaaaaagaCCAATTCCACTGTTTAGTAGCAAAGATCCAgctaaagacaaaacaaaataccGTATATACACGGTGTCATACGAGTTTCAGCTAAAGACATACAAAATGCCGTATATACACGGTGTCATACAGGTTTCAgctaaaaacaaaacaaaatgcagTACATACATGGTGTCATACGAGTTTCATCAATCATTTGAAGTACTAGAATTAGTCCGGGGTCTACCAGACAAGGAAGAAGTTGCGTGCTTGATTGAAATTTTAtccaattaattttttgaaccaCCTATTAATGActagagaaaaacttctttccGGCTCTTCTATAAAGAAGCTATTTGCAGCCAACCACTAAACTTTTGACACATCAGGCAAATTGCTCCTAGACAAGTAAGGCAAAAAAAGCTGCGAGGAGCACTCTTTCCGGTCAAAGTTAACAAACATATCTGAAGCACCGATTGCAGAAACGGGCGATCCAAATGCGCACTACAAGATAGCGCACTGCAGAACTCTCCAATTCCCATTTAAataatcaatggtccagattttataTCGTAATCAGATCCATTTTATCTCCCACTAGTCTCTCAGTCGTAGCCGCCCCCTGTGACCCGAGGAGTTCTTCAACTACCCTTCCTACTACTTTTGAAATTTCAGTTGGTAGGTCACTATTATGAGCCCCAATTGTCTTTGgcattgagtttttttttttttcactaatgGCTATTGCTTTCATTAAAGAGGAAATACGAAAGTACGAACAGTCAGCTGTATGAGCTGGGTGGGGAAAAGCCAGACAACTACTAGTCTACTACTGTAGTACTATGAGTTGAACATCCAGTGGCAATATTAATTTGTTGAGGATCTACAAGGCAAAACAGCGGCTAATTAAACCCATAGAATTTGCTATATTCATTTGTAACGTACATAGAAAAATTTCGGAGTAGGCTTCTTGGCAACTACAGACGGGCCGGTGCAGtactgtttgtttgtttgttttcatgATCTTGTTTGTAGAACTCGTTCAAAAACTTCATTCAAATATCAATCAATATCTTTTGCGGAACAcatttttcttgagagaaaaatgatttaaaAGGATATGGTCCACATTTTCCTTGTAACATgcataaataaaatttgacaTGATAGAACAGTAGCATAGGAAAGATTATGAGCATAGAATTTGCTGTGGTGGTGTAAGGTGTTGGAGTCTTATATATGGGGAGGATTGCCGAAAGGGAAAAATGTGAAGAAATGgcggaaaaataaataataatgcACTTAATGGGTCTAATCGTGCAACCGAGCAATAAGAAGATTTCACTTTTTCACAAAACACGTTTCCAACTGAGAGTTCTTggaagaaaaacataaaaaggtCATGATtgcaaatttgaaaaatatttctgCCCGccgaaaatgaaaaagatgtaAAAACGATAAGAATTTTTTCCTCAGAAATATTATCTTGAAAGGAGTTTCGTAAACCTGATTATATATGAAATGACAAAATTCGACCTTGATTTCTTTTTCGTGTAAATTTAAAAACTGAAATAGCTAGATATTTGTCCTAAAAGAAtctttttccttgtttggttacacatgttgttttcttttttctcacaATTAAAATTCGCATAACAATTAAATCAACAAGAATATATAGTTCAAATGATGCAAAATCGCACGCTCAGTTGATCATCAGCCGCAAAATTGATTAATGTCTGTAAGCACTGGGAGCGTGGATTCATCACACCCTAATATTCATTCAGAATTCTTTTGAACCCACGGAAAAAAGGCATTTCATAACTCAAAGGATTTGGCCAAGTAAACATgagaaaactaacaaatatttGTCATCGATAAGGTCGCGCATGTTTAAATTTTACGAAGACTAATTAGCATTCCAAACATCGGGGCCATTGGAGAGCTTACCTAGTCGTTAATTGCAAGGCCCCGGAATAATTAGAAGTGCGAGCAAGATGTCCTGGACGGatggttataaaaaataaaaaaagaagtagtaaaaaataaaaagaaagggaatTGAGGCCCAGGGATTATGATAAAATAGATTAATCGGTTTTAATAGCTATTGGTGCTTTGAAAAGCTTGACTCCTTTCGTTGACAGTAATACCGGCCCATATAACAAACACGAAGATAAACTACAACACTAATCATTATTTGGACCAACTTgtatttggatttgattgtGCTAATTGAGTGCTGCGATTTGGATACGACTTTTGTTAATTGTGGCTGAAAATCGTACACTATCTTTAAGGCATTTTGAACCCAATCATGTAAGATGTGTCACTAGAATTTCATTTTTCCACGGTAAATAGTATTTCATGTACATGAAGGTTTTAAGTACTTGATATCGATCGATCAAGGCTTGACCTAGTGATCAAAGAAAGTCTAACAAAACGTGATGTTCGGATTTGATTTAATAATTTACCGTTTGGTAATTGATTTCCACCATCCCCTACTTTACCATCGcgcttcttttcttcttatatttgaaatttttcaaTACCATCACATGGCAGCAGGATAATAATCTAAGTGAACACACAAAAGAGTGATGTTACAAAATaaggaagtgtgaaaatcattaccctcataattcttttctttattttttttccatgaaTTTAAGATAAAATGTCTAATAAATAACTTTTGTGTTTGTGCGCGGgcgtgcagagagagagagaggagtataTGATTGCTTTTCCCTTTCATGTACTATTATTGTTTAATTTATTGGATGACTTGTATATATGCGGATCATATCATTCTCTTTCATCACCAAAAGAATGGTGCTATTCCTTCCCAGATCTTGgagcttttatttttttgaaggcaTAATATTTGCTTGGAAGGGATGCTAAACAATTAAGATTCATCAACTTGGGTCATATGTGCATGTCCCACACACATAGATACCTTTCTTGCCCATATTTTCCTCTGCATACACTCACTCCCCAATCAAAGCATGAAAATTTAATTTATCTCTTCCCAAGATTCCAAGCCTTACCCATCAACTAATGCCCCCACATCAATCAACTCTCCCttcctcttttattttacaaaactcagaatttttaattcatttagTACTTTTGGTGAGATTAAATATTGCATATAGATATTTACTCCACTTGTTTAATTAGGTGAGAGTGGGCAAATAAGAGCAACCATAAAGTTTGTTGAGCGAGAGTGCTCACTGTATGGCCACTGCATATATGGTCTTACCCCCTTATGATGATCAAATACATTGACACATAGGGATTTTGATGATGTGTGTGAGTTTTACACATGAGCTTTACccacttaatttttaattaattgggAATAATAATTGCaccaactttttcttttgtaacaGCAAGAGGGTTAAGAAGTCATTTTCGTTTTGGCTTTTCTTCTTTAGATTGCATTGGAAGAGAATGAGATGAGCATTGGATCTCggatttgtgaaggaaaaaaaatattaaattgacAATATATGTCGGCAAATAATTATAGAGAggaaactaaattttttttatttcattaagAATGTGAACGGAAAAAGACTTAATAATTACAGAATTATTTTCTGATCATAAGCAGAAATCTACAATCTTTGTGAGTACTTTCGTTTTTGCCTTTTTAATTTGCCTCCCTGCACACACACGAGAACCTAACTTGAATATTAAATAGATGATTTTCAAGCTGTCCAACGCATCTGTCATATGCTTGGATAAATCTTGTGGGGTTTTAGCTATTTAGAAAGGACAATAATCCAATCAGATCGATCGATGGTCCATCCTAACGGATCAATTTACTCTATGGACCATACAAGATCAAATTATAAAGCCGCTCTCAATTTCATCTGTAAAACGAAAATAACTGTATGAACATATCTCACGCAATGATCTCTAATTAGATTCTTTATGTGATGCAAAATGAATCCGGTCATGATTTTGTATATCCCAACATGTTTGTCAGTGTCATTTATATAAACATTTAGATTGCTCAACCATcgggatccatccgagaaacaTTTATTCCTACTGATTAGGGTTTATATGGCGAACACCCCTCCTTTCTGAAAATACGTCCTCAAAACAGACTACCTTTAAGTAGTGAAGAGATGTTCCTGTAACAACTCTAGAAATTCTTCCGTTGaattaaaattctttttaattggTACGTCAAATATTTGGTTAGTACGGATTCTTTTAATAACGACATAGAAAAATAGATTAACGTACGATTGGCATTTTTTTCTTAATCTATTGCATAGctgcagggaaaaaaaaaaaaaaccctttgcTGGggttttaaaaaggaaaatgatattagtactctaaaaaataaatgaaagtggctttggaattacattgattttggagtgcctgcatcaatttttggaatgtcAATATCAAAAATGCTGTGAAGCCTGAAAGATGCCGGTAGAACCTTATTACTTTCGATGAATTCATGGTCTCGTTGCCCTTGCCATCTGCTTGACTTCACGAGGCTTTCAAGACATCGCCTATTCTTTTACTCGACCTGTCCAAAAATGCCTTCTATTTTCTGAACCACTAACGTTCCATTGAAAGCCGCTAATGATTAATTTGGTtcattaaaaaatcaagtgaacaaatattttggaacataAAAAGTAAGTTGGATAAACAAATCGGTACGAGAGTGTCATTAATAATCCTTCAGATTGCATTTATACCATTTTACCGATATTCTAAATTTTGCTCGCCCCAATTACGGTAAACCAGCCACCAACATTAATACTCCAGTTGCATTTATACCTACCAACACCATTTTAccgataataaaaaaaaaaaaagaaaacttacacagctaaaaaaaaacacaaaaaataatttcttttcaaaaagttaaTTTGTCTTTTTGCTCTTAACTTGGTTTTAACTTTTAGGGCaataagaagaagagaagtatagaagcaaaaataataaaaaaatcatttttttaatgcgttgatcataaaaaaaaattgatattgacaaaaaaaaaaaattcctttttccaTTTATCTAATCATCGAATAACCAGACTATTAGAAAATCATTACACGACCAAATAAATGTATAGAAGCAATCAAGCTTAAGATTGAAACACTGGATGGAAGTATAGAATGGTTCTTTTCTTGCTTTCGAAAACAAGAAAGTGATGCATAAATTAATGGATTTCCCCAATGGTTCTTTTCTTGTTTAATGTTTAAGGAGCCttttagcttcttcttctttttgtttcagGCTAATGATAATAGTCAAGTCGTTTTTACTAAATAATATTTGGGGGCAGTTCCGCTCATACCAATTTTGACACCCGATTTTGTTTCAGGTCCCACTGTGATGTTCCGAACTGttgattttgtttaaattaGTAAAATAGGGGGACCCTGCAAAACTTCAGCTCATTTTGATATCcgtaagtgtttgatccaaacagttttacAAGAACTGGTGTTTGTAAAACTGTTTGaatcaagcccttaccgatatcaaaATGAGCTGAATTTTTACAAGGCCCTCTATTTTACTCATTTAAACAAGATCAATGGTTCAGAATAGCACAATGAGACTTGAAGGGATGAAGTGTCAAAATGGGTGTGAGCGAAACGATCCCATGatattttaattaatatatGTGACAATAATGACTTTTCTGAAATCCGTAAAAACATGAACTAGTCCATAGATGGAACGCCCCAAGAGAAATGGATGCGTTGCATAAATGCAATTTCCCAATTGAGGAGAGAAAAATGTTACTGTAATAAATCAATCTGAATGGAAACACTTCTACAATGcgattttgaaacttttagCAAGCTTTTTGGTAGCACCTTGTAGCATTTGCCTTTTGGTAATTAACCCAAAGAATCAGATGCTTTGCTTCAAACCACCAAAaccaaataaatacaaaaaaagattaattaTGTTCCTTTCCCAAGCACATTCAAAGACAACAGATTACATAGGAGTATTTTAATTTAGGAACTACAGTATTTATTGAGAAAAGACACAATTCCACCCAATAAATATTCAGCCCACTTCCCCCCCTGAAGTGCAGCATAAGCCAACAAATcagcaaatctctctctctctctctctctcaaaccaatATCTCCCCTGCAAACTTCACCATCAATGGCGTAAAGCAATATCAACACTCTTGCGTGCCGGAAACCTCGCTGAATAAGAATTGGACCCATGTCTTCAAATCTTGTAGAAGTACTATAATTTTCATATATCTACTGTCCTAACAAGAGTCTTTTTCTTCGTTTGACACTgtgagtgtagagagagagagagagagagagagagagcgagagagagagagagaggcgtgtaGATGTTTAAgaagggggaggagagagagaggagcaaaCCTGGGGAAGCCCGGAGAAGTGCTGTTGGTGGGTATCTTCGACTGCATCCATGAAGTGGCGGCGGCACTGGCCTTTGCTAGGATGAGCGACTCTGCTTACCGCGTTGAAACGACGTCGCGCCTCGCCCAATGGCGGATCGACAACTTAGCTTCTTGTACCTACCGCAAGTCCGATCCTTTCAAGATGGGCAAATGGAATTGGTGAGTTATTAATAGCCCAGCCATACTTCTTTAATTCGTGATTAACCCTGTAATTTAATTTTTGCTCTGTTTTTTAGTTTGGTTGCTGAGAGACAGAGGACATGAAACAGAGCTTGCTTGGGTGAATTGAATCAtgttttgatttaattttctcTTGCTTGGTTGGTTTGAGAGGAAACAACAAGGAAAATAGCAAAACAAAGAATAGTCTTCCTCCACATTTTCCTCCacccttcctttcttttcttttactttcctttcctcaagttccaaacagacccTAAAATTGAaccaactttgattattacacaattttttttccttttgtgaaTTGTTTGATTTGTGCTTGTTTTCTGATGGTAGagggaaaataattttatttctttgttttctgaaTCACCTGTTGGTTGGGTGTTGTGACCAGGGGAAAAATAATGTACCCAGAATCTGACGTAGTCTTTTATCTACCATGACCGTGCCGGCCAGGCCAGTTTGCATGCATGTCGATTAATCCTGATGCCTGAAGTTAACGACTTGGCAAACCTCTAGTAGCCTAAcgggtttatttttatttttattttaatgatatgatatgaaattaaattaaatcTGCGAACTCAGTGTAAACTACTTGCTTACTGTCATGCTCTGGCCCGATCAACCCGTCGGTTACCTCAAGTAGTCTTTTAGGCTCAACTGAGAGGATTTCTGAATGCTCATACTTTAATGAAAATCGACAAGTACTAATTGGTTTCGTGGCTTTTCTTCCTTGGTAGGTGAACAGACAACAGAAAgcaaaaatttcttttgtttctttttcattgtttggaaTTTGCAGTTGTCTGTGTCCTTGTTTTTGTATGTGGTGTTATTAgattaaaactgtttttatcTGGTTGTTTGAATTGAAGGCATTTAGCTGTGGAGAAGAATCGAATGTTGTTCATTAAATTGTACCCAGAAATATCAAATTTAACAAGGGACAATCCCCCAATTGCATCCTTCATCATTCGAGTCATCAGCTCAGTGGGAGATCGCAAGGCTTTGACTCACCCAGGTAATAAACTATGCTTGGATGCAGCTTTTCTTCATTCTTTATAGATATTTTTAAGGACTTCTGTTGTTTCTAGGTACGACTTTTGTACCTAAGCAATTGAATCCAATTAGCGCCAAGGGTAGtacgttttgtttttttacaatAGAGTGTATAGGCCAActtacacgcacctcgactaatcccaGAGTTATGGAGTTAGCTACCCCAGGTAAGCATTTAGGTTTCAGACCTGTTGTTGCTATAATCCAGTAAGTGTTCATACTTCATACCCTTGTGCTTCTAAGTAAATGAGGGATGAAACTATGCAAGTTACTACCATCGCTAGGGACTTGGGGTGTCATGATGCGATAGCAGCAATGCTAAATTTGAAAAGCATCGGTCCAAATTGATGCACCCCGGATTCTGAAAATGTTAATTCTTTATGGATAGAATACGAAGTAGAAAGCCCATTGACACTAAAAAGCATCGTATGCCTATGTTCGTTTCAAGTCCATGTGAGATAGATGTCCGTTCACTAATGTTGATTATTGCTGTCACTCTATGTGCATGCAGAAATCATAGACAAGCAGATCAAGAATAACGACGATTTTGTGTGGGCAATTGAAGTTCCATTAACAGGGAAGTTCATCATCGACGTTGAGTTCCTTGATTTGAAGATCACATCTCCAGACGTATGCTTATGTTATATCCCATTATTTTCCCCTTTCCTTTGTATTACTAGTAGACGACATAGTCAATGAAACTTGCAGATATTCAACTCGAAATTTAGCGAAGAAGATTATATGAGATCAGTTACGCTGTTTATAGGTTTGGTGTATTGTGTTGGTATTCATCCCCTTAACTAACAAGGATGCATGAAATGACCTTCAGGGGGGAGATCCTTGCTCCATCTGGGCTGATGGTTCCGCGCTAAAGAACTCGGATGCGACTGCCCTTTCATCCCTCGGCAGGATGTTAACAGAAAGCATTCACACAGACATCATTATCAATGCTTCAGATGGAAGCATAGGAGCCCATCGCGCGGTTCTTGCTTCACGATCGCCTGTTTTTCGCAGCATGTTCTTGCACGACCTCAAAGAGAAGGAACTATCTGCCATTAACATCTCTGACATGTCAATCGAATCTTGCCAAGTGTTTCTCAACTACATCTACGGGAACATTGCTCATGATGAATTTCTCACCAACCGGTTGGCACTTCTTCAAGCAGCTGATAAATATGACATCTCGGATCTGAAAGAGGCGTGCCACGAGAGTCTTCTGGAAGATATTGATGCCAAAAATGTTCTTGAAAGGCTTCAAAATGCTTCTCTCTACCAATTGCCAAAACTGAAGGGCAGTTGCATGCGATACCTTCTGAAGTTTGGTAAGATATTTGACATTCGGGAGGATTTCAATTCCTTTCTGCAATGCGCAGATAGGGAACTCATAGCTGAAATTTTCCATGAAATTCTTGCTGCCTGGAAAGGGTTCTGAAATGCTGGCAAACACCGAAAGAGAACAATTGGTTTGTTTATATCAGCATTCTTTATCTTGACCATAGAAATGGGCGGTTAGAATAATTGTAGTGTGCAAAATTGGTTCCCTCGGGGTATATTCTTTTGTGGAAAGCACAATTTGTTGTATATACATGTACAAAGACTGGTTTGATAGGAACAGATCTTACTACCAGATATGTTGATGTAAACGATTTCAAATGTAGATAGTATTGCGTATATGGTGATGTAAGAGATCAAGAAGTAATTACTCGTGCAATTGTACCTTTGTTACTCATATTGCAATGGTGACTTTATTCATCTAAAGATTGGAGGGAGCGAAATTTGATCTTGATTTATCCCTCTTTGAGGATTCAaatgtttggattgaaaaagaGCTCAGAACTGCAATTTGTTGAATGTTTCTGTTTAACACTTCCCGTTACCCCATCGTGTTTTTCTAGCAGAGATGGAACCATCTCTTGGACAGCAATCAGCAACCCGTTATGATACACTTCCATACCCTTTATCATGGTCTAGCTAACAAAATTTTACTGAGGACAACTACTGCAGGCATGTCTCTGAACAAATTCGGAGGTCATGATCGGTAACTGCAGATGTTGTGATTCAAACAATCTTGTACTGTCATTCTGTTTACACCACTATTGAGCAGTTTAAGTCATACTACGGATGGCAAGAAAGGACTAAGGACACGTGGAGAAGGATCGAACAATGGACTAGTCGACTGGTCGAATAGACGCGGATTGTAGTCATGGACGCGTGGCAAGTTGACAATGATTCGAGAAACCTGCAATTGGATTATGACAAAGGCAGTTGAAAGGAGAGGTACAAGGGAAAGTGTTAGTAACTACTTTGTTCAAAACGTGGGACAAGTAAGGAAGACAAAGATAACTGCCCGATTTGAATTCAAGGAGGGAAAATGCTCAAGACGAATTCAAATGCAAAtcaagatggtggcctatgaatacgagaagagaagaagtttagaacccccaatcaatcgccacAAGGCTTCTATTTTATCTGTTCTTAGACAGACTTTGGAAAGAATGAGACGttataatttcaaaataaatccCTTGAAGTGTGCCTTTGGGGTCACAACAGGTAATTTCCTAGGATTTTTGGTACATCAAAAAGGGATTGAAGTTGATAAAACAAAGGCAGATGCCATATTGGCAACTCAACCCccaaccaataaagaagaaTTACAGCAGTTCTTAGGGAAGATTAATTTCCTCAGAAGATTTATTTCAAATTTGTCTGAAAAAACTATGGCATTCTCCCCTCTTCTAAAGTAAAGATCTGAAAAAGACTTTAAATGGGAGCCAGAGCATCAGAAGGCGTTTGACACTTTAAAACAATCATTAATTAAACCACCTATGTTAATGCCTCCCATAGAGGGCAAACCATTAAAATTATACATATCAGCAACGAATCGATCGATTGCAAGTCTGTTAGCCCAAGATAATGACAAGGGCCATGAACAAACTATCTACTATCTTAGTAGAAGATTGAACGACTGTGAAACTAGGTATACATCTATTGAAAGGATATGTCTAGCATTGTATTTTTCAGCAGTTAAGTTAAGATATTATTTGTTACCATCGATTGTGCATGTTATTGCACAAATTGATGTGATAAAATATATCTTATCTAAGCCTGTCTTAAGGGGCAAACAAGGCAAGTAGATTTTAGCCTTAATCGAATATAATTTACAATAtgtgcctcaaaaggcagttAAGGGCCAAGCATTAGCTAACTTTTTGGCAGATCATCCAAATCTACCTCTTGAGGAAGATGTTTTTGATGTTCATCTAGTCGAAATTAAAGCTTGGAGTCTGTCTTTTGACTGTTCAAGGACAGAGAATGGAGTTGGTGCTGGGATAGTACTAACATCGCCCAAAGGAGAGATGTTTCAATTCTCTTTTCAATTTGGATGACAATAGAGTTTTGTCCAATAATCAAGCAGAATACGAGGCTTTAATCATAGGCCTAGAAATTACAAAAGAATTAAATATCAGACATTTAAGTGTGTTTGGGGACTCTCAACTAGTCATTCGACAGATAACGGGACAATACAAGTGCATAATCCTTTATTGGCTGTACAGTTGAATAAGGTGAAGGCTCTTTTACGAGACTTTGATGATGTCCAGTTTCAACATGTTTTGAGGATCCAAAATGACGAAGCCAACCAAATGGCTCAAATAGCTTCAAGTGTTAAGATACCTGAAGGTAATAATGAGAGAGTCATTAGAGTTCAAAAACGTTTCTTACCATTCTCAATTGAAAGGGATGAGTACAAGTTGGAAGCCATGACTATAGATATTTCTAATGATTGGAGAATTCCAATCAATAGATATCTTACAAATCCAAATGAGAAAGTAGATAGAACGATCAGGTGTAGGGCAATAAACTATGTTG
The sequence above is drawn from the Rhododendron vialii isolate Sample 1 chromosome 6a, ASM3025357v1 genome and encodes:
- the LOC131329741 gene encoding BTB/POZ domain-containing protein At1g55760, producing MSDSAYRVETTSRLAQWRIDNLASCTYRKSDPFKMGKWNWHLAVEKNRMLFIKLYPEISNLTRDNPPIASFIIRVISSVGDRKALTHPEIIDKQIKNNDDFVWAIEVPLTGKFIIDVEFLDLKITSPDGGDPCSIWADGSALKNSDATALSSLGRMLTESIHTDIIINASDGSIGAHRAVLASRSPVFRSMFLHDLKEKELSAINISDMSIESCQVFLNYIYGNIAHDEFLTNRLALLQAADKYDISDLKEACHESLLEDIDAKNVLERLQNASLYQLPKLKGSCMRYLLKFGKIFDIREDFNSFLQCADRELIAEIFHEILAAWKGF